The following are from one region of the Candidatus Hydrogenedentota bacterium genome:
- a CDS encoding DUF1349 domain-containing protein, translating to MRVLPTGRLGWTIAAAIATALPAVVVYANDNTIFRDDFRGKLADGWRWVRENPAAWRVTDSGLEIRVEPGNLWGGKNDAKNVLVRDLPKIENGALSVEVTVENKPTNQYEQVNLVWYYDDSNMVKIGLELVDGEVCMVMGREQDDSTRTIAKPPIGNAISKLRLRLTARGAMLKGEYCVSDADDWKTAGECELPVKGDAKVSIQAYQGPSDAEHWAKISEFRLLTRE from the coding sequence ATGAGAGTACTTCCGACTGGGCGTCTGGGGTGGACAATTGCCGCGGCAATCGCCACGGCGTTGCCTGCCGTAGTAGTGTACGCCAACGACAACACGATCTTTCGGGACGACTTCCGAGGGAAGCTCGCTGACGGGTGGCGATGGGTGCGCGAGAATCCGGCCGCGTGGCGTGTAACGGATTCGGGACTCGAGATTCGCGTCGAGCCCGGCAATTTGTGGGGCGGCAAGAACGACGCGAAGAACGTTCTTGTGCGGGACCTTCCCAAAATCGAAAACGGCGCGCTGTCCGTCGAGGTTACGGTCGAGAATAAGCCAACCAACCAGTACGAACAGGTGAACCTCGTCTGGTATTACGACGACAGCAACATGGTAAAGATAGGCCTGGAACTCGTCGACGGCGAAGTTTGCATGGTCATGGGCCGGGAGCAGGACGATTCCACGCGTACAATCGCCAAGCCCCCCATCGGCAACGCCATCAGCAAACTCCGCCTCCGCCTGACCGCGCGCGGCGCAATGCTCAAAGGCGAATACTGCGTATCAGACGCTGACGACTGGAAAACCGCCGGCGAATGCGAACTACCCGTGAAGGGCGACGCGAAAGTTTCCATCCAAGCCTATCAAGGCCCCAGCGACGCCGAACACTGGGCGAAGATTTCGGAATTCCGCCTGTTGACCCGAGAGTGA
- a CDS encoding nucleoid-structuring protein H-NS — MYRPEIKVLDCTIRDGGLMNDWRFSKDMVRDVFDGLAKAGVDYIELGYKADKKQFKVEDSGPWRFCDEDVLREVAHECPAKVSVMCDVGRTDYDSFVPAKDSIVKMYRVATYVKEIDKAIHLGNHIKSLGYEVSVNIMAVSHCLEPELDQALDQLAQTNFEVIYLVDSFGYLYSEQIHYLADKYLSRLKGKEVGIHMHNNQQLGFANTIEGIVKGINYLDATVFGMGRAAGNCPMELLLGFLRNPKFDVRPVLDLIQKYFIGLQSELRWGYEIPYAITGILNKHPRAAMAFMKDGGNGSFSAFFDTFADAEDAD, encoded by the coding sequence ATGTACCGGCCAGAAATCAAAGTACTCGACTGCACAATCCGCGACGGCGGATTGATGAACGATTGGCGCTTCAGCAAGGACATGGTCCGGGACGTTTTTGACGGCCTCGCGAAGGCGGGCGTCGATTACATCGAGCTCGGCTACAAGGCCGACAAGAAGCAGTTCAAGGTGGAAGACTCGGGCCCCTGGCGCTTCTGCGACGAGGACGTGCTTCGCGAAGTGGCCCACGAGTGCCCGGCAAAGGTTTCGGTGATGTGCGACGTGGGCCGCACCGACTACGACTCGTTCGTCCCCGCGAAGGATTCCATCGTAAAGATGTACCGGGTCGCGACGTACGTGAAGGAGATTGACAAGGCCATCCATCTCGGCAATCACATCAAATCGCTGGGGTACGAAGTCTCGGTCAATATCATGGCGGTGTCTCACTGTCTGGAACCGGAACTCGACCAAGCTCTCGATCAACTCGCGCAAACCAATTTTGAAGTCATTTACCTTGTCGACAGCTTCGGCTATCTGTACTCCGAACAGATTCACTACCTCGCCGACAAGTACCTCTCCCGCCTCAAAGGCAAGGAAGTCGGCATTCACATGCACAACAACCAGCAACTCGGTTTTGCCAACACCATCGAAGGTATCGTCAAAGGCATTAACTACCTCGACGCCACCGTCTTTGGTATGGGCCGGGCCGCTGGGAATTGTCCGATGGAGTTGCTGCTTGGTTTCCTGCGCAACCCCAAGTTCGACGTGCGCCCGGTGCTCGACCTCATCCAGAAGTATTTCATCGGACTACAGTCCGAACTCCGTTGGGGTTACGAAATCCCGTACGCAATCACCGGGATACTTAACAAGCACCCGAGAGCCGCCATGGCCTTCATGAAAGACGGTGGCAATGGCAGCTTCAGCGCGTTCTTCGATACATTCGCGGACGCCGAAGACGCCGACTGA
- a CDS encoding dienelactone hydrolase family protein, protein MKRFAKISLIGVIVLFVAAAGGAVVKYRADQSYYDGYDASLPLNPVVRGTEQRDAYTRVDFTYQSQPESNVPSILALPVDTPKPYPCIIFLHGIGQSKSFLDEIAAYYTQAGFAIVSFDQYMRGERRIASKDPVSQLLGLRKRTSLNVIDTRRLVDYLETREDIAKDRIYLIGASFGAITGCTAVAFEPRIPAAVMTYGGGNLDLLLDSEAARKELGRWKGPLTSLVAFVTAPSDPVKYVGKIAPRPLLFQNGEHDQLIPFAAARALVEAAGDPKEFAVYDSDHVGVDEAQTIQVLKDSIKWLLEQDKRNLSAANTAMTPAGPAQAAPGAAAVSSASALPAAS, encoded by the coding sequence GTAATCGTTCTGTTTGTAGCCGCGGCCGGCGGCGCCGTGGTGAAGTACCGCGCCGACCAGTCGTATTACGACGGGTACGACGCATCGTTGCCGCTGAATCCCGTTGTGCGCGGGACCGAGCAGCGCGACGCGTACACACGAGTCGATTTCACGTACCAAAGCCAACCCGAGTCGAACGTGCCGTCGATTCTTGCGCTTCCGGTCGATACGCCGAAGCCGTACCCGTGCATCATCTTTCTTCATGGCATAGGACAGAGCAAATCCTTCCTCGACGAAATCGCGGCGTACTACACGCAGGCGGGGTTCGCCATCGTCTCGTTCGATCAGTACATGCGCGGCGAACGGCGCATTGCATCGAAAGACCCGGTGTCGCAGCTATTGGGGTTGCGCAAGCGGACTTCACTCAACGTAATCGACACCCGCCGGCTCGTCGATTACCTCGAGACCCGCGAAGACATCGCCAAAGACCGCATCTATCTCATCGGGGCCAGTTTTGGCGCGATAACCGGTTGCACTGCCGTTGCCTTCGAGCCGCGTATTCCGGCGGCCGTGATGACCTACGGCGGCGGGAATCTCGATCTGTTGTTGGACAGCGAAGCTGCACGCAAGGAACTCGGTCGCTGGAAAGGGCCGCTCACGTCGCTTGTCGCTTTTGTAACCGCGCCGTCGGACCCGGTCAAATATGTCGGAAAGATCGCGCCGCGGCCGCTGCTTTTTCAGAATGGCGAGCACGATCAACTGATCCCGTTCGCCGCGGCGAGGGCACTGGTCGAGGCGGCCGGCGATCCAAAGGAATTTGCGGTCTATGATTCCGACCACGTTGGCGTCGACGAGGCGCAGACCATTCAGGTCCTGAAGGACAGCATCAAGTGGCTGCTTGAGCAGGACAAGCGGAACCTGTCCGCAGCGAACACCGCTATGACGCCTGCTGGACCGGCGCAGGCTGCCCCTGGGGCCGCTGCCGTGTCTTCTGCTTCCGCGCTGCCCGCGGCATCTTGA
- a CDS encoding PEP-CTERM sorting domain-containing protein: MVKQNGHLVAASALLFFACTAGALTAPFGLPTLRVDAVSITPEPASMLMLGMGLAAIFVRRIGVIRADKQRK, encoded by the coding sequence ATGGTCAAGCAGAACGGACATCTGGTAGCGGCAAGCGCGCTCTTGTTCTTCGCATGCACGGCGGGTGCGTTAACGGCGCCGTTCGGCCTCCCAACACTACGTGTCGACGCAGTCAGCATAACTCCCGAACCCGCCTCGATGCTGATGCTGGGCATGGGTTTGGCCGCCATCTTCGTTCGCCGCATCGGAGTAATTCGAGCAGATAAACAACGCAAGTAG
- a CDS encoding response regulator transcription factor, whose product MRILVADDDNTSRIALTAVLKRLGHDVTSAADGDEAWAVLQKPDSPKLAVLDWMMPGLTGVQVCENVRKAIGISSKYLILLTARADKGDIIEGLDSGANDYVTKPFDEGELVARIRVGERVLDLEQQLRNRVTELEEAMEHIKFLQGILPICMFCHRIRDDEESWRRIEDYLSEHTDVQLSHGLCPSCFEKHYPELYHKSRGEAASN is encoded by the coding sequence ATGCGAATTCTCGTCGCGGACGACGACAACACGTCCCGCATTGCATTAACGGCGGTACTCAAGCGGTTGGGCCACGACGTGACGTCGGCCGCGGACGGGGACGAAGCGTGGGCCGTGTTGCAGAAGCCCGATTCGCCGAAGCTCGCGGTTTTGGATTGGATGATGCCGGGCCTGACGGGAGTCCAGGTTTGCGAGAACGTGCGCAAGGCCATCGGTATCAGCTCCAAGTACCTCATCTTGCTCACCGCGCGCGCCGACAAAGGGGACATTATCGAAGGCCTCGATTCCGGCGCGAACGATTACGTTACCAAGCCGTTCGATGAAGGCGAGTTGGTCGCCCGCATTCGCGTTGGCGAGCGCGTTCTGGACCTCGAGCAGCAGTTGCGCAACCGCGTGACCGAGCTTGAAGAGGCGATGGAGCACATCAAATTCCTTCAGGGAATTCTTCCGATTTGCATGTTTTGCCATCGCATCCGCGACGACGAGGAATCGTGGCGCCGGATCGAGGACTACTTGTCGGAACACACCGACGTGCAACTCAGCCACGGGTTGTGTCCGAGTTGTTTCGAAAAGCACTATCCCGAGCTCTATCACAAGAGCCGAGGTGAAGCAGCGTCGAACTAG
- the pap gene encoding polyphosphate:AMP phosphotransferase, whose product MLETVNLDAAIPKRECKAILEQIDLQLAQLQRDLRPSGSPLLIVFEGWDAAGKGMVLNRMLEPLDPRGFKVYNIKAPTEVERMYPPLWRFWQTAPPRGGISIYNHSWYREVLQERVEAGLDAQGLQAAYEHIRTFERQLDDDGAVVVKFFLHISKKEQSKRFSRLEKNEAFAWKIGKAEKRRHKRYREYYDAAEDMLRETSTSYAPWTVVPSTDDNFAKVLVAETLRSAFQKAVERKNAPVPTAAPVTPRRTSPLDRVDLGQTITPEEYDDVLPKLQSELRRLQHVCYFKRRAALLVFEGWDAAGKGGTIRRLARQLDPRGYEVNPVAAPQGDERTHHYLWRFWRALPKAGHLAIFDRSWYGRVLVERVEGFATPQEWQRAYREINEFETQIVEAGAVLIKFWFHISKDEQLNRFQLREQEPHKRWKITDEDWRNREKWEDYWGPVSDMLEKTSTAHAPWVVVEGNDKRFARVKVLETVAQRLSQALEGKPLKMPRAARKQKTRQRPQGQPAPVQQAS is encoded by the coding sequence ATGTTGGAAACCGTAAATCTGGACGCCGCCATTCCCAAGCGGGAGTGCAAAGCGATCCTCGAACAAATCGATCTGCAACTCGCGCAACTCCAGCGCGATCTTCGCCCGTCCGGCAGCCCGCTCCTCATTGTCTTCGAGGGATGGGACGCAGCGGGCAAAGGCATGGTGTTGAACCGCATGCTCGAGCCGCTCGACCCTCGCGGTTTCAAGGTTTACAACATCAAGGCGCCAACAGAGGTCGAACGGATGTACCCGCCGCTGTGGCGCTTTTGGCAGACGGCGCCGCCACGCGGCGGCATCAGCATCTATAACCACAGTTGGTACCGCGAGGTATTGCAGGAGCGCGTGGAGGCGGGCCTCGATGCGCAGGGCCTGCAGGCCGCCTACGAGCATATCCGCACGTTCGAGCGACAGCTCGACGACGACGGCGCAGTGGTCGTGAAGTTCTTCCTGCACATCAGCAAGAAGGAACAGTCCAAGCGGTTCAGCCGTCTCGAGAAGAACGAAGCCTTCGCGTGGAAGATCGGCAAGGCTGAGAAACGCAGGCACAAGCGATACCGCGAATACTACGACGCCGCGGAGGACATGCTGCGCGAAACCTCCACGTCGTACGCGCCCTGGACCGTCGTCCCGTCCACCGACGACAACTTCGCCAAAGTGCTTGTGGCGGAGACGCTGCGCAGCGCGTTTCAAAAAGCGGTCGAACGAAAGAATGCGCCCGTGCCGACCGCCGCGCCCGTGACGCCGCGCCGGACCAGCCCCCTAGACCGAGTCGATTTGGGCCAGACGATTACGCCCGAAGAATACGACGACGTGCTGCCCAAACTGCAATCCGAATTACGGCGGTTGCAGCACGTCTGCTACTTCAAACGGCGCGCGGCATTGTTGGTGTTCGAGGGGTGGGACGCCGCGGGCAAGGGCGGCACTATCCGGCGCCTTGCACGGCAGCTCGATCCGCGCGGGTACGAGGTGAACCCGGTTGCCGCGCCGCAGGGCGACGAACGGACGCACCATTACCTCTGGCGGTTCTGGCGCGCACTGCCAAAAGCGGGGCACCTCGCGATCTTCGATCGCAGTTGGTACGGCCGCGTGCTGGTCGAGCGCGTGGAAGGTTTCGCGACGCCACAGGAGTGGCAGCGTGCGTACCGCGAAATCAACGAGTTCGAAACGCAAATCGTCGAGGCCGGCGCCGTTTTGATTAAGTTTTGGTTCCACATTTCCAAGGACGAACAATTGAACCGGTTCCAACTTCGCGAGCAGGAACCCCACAAACGCTGGAAAATCACGGACGAAGACTGGCGCAACCGCGAAAAGTGGGAAGACTACTGGGGGCCGGTGTCCGATATGCTCGAAAAGACCTCAACGGCCCATGCGCCGTGGGTCGTCGTCGAGGGCAACGACAAACGGTTCGCGCGTGTGAAGGTTTTGGAGACCGTCGCGCAACGATTGTCACAGGCCTTGGAAGGAAAACCGCTCAAGATGCCGCGGGCAGCGCGGAAGCAGAAGACACGGCAGCGGCCCCAGGGGCAGCCTGCGCCGGTCCAGCAGGCGTCATAG
- the groES gene encoding co-chaperone GroES gives MKVRPLADRILVKREEPSETVRGGIIIPDTAKEKPQEGKVVAVGPGRLDDDGKRVPLEVKKGDRILMGKYAGTEVKIDGDEHIIMREDDVLAVIE, from the coding sequence ATGAAAGTGCGTCCCTTGGCAGACCGCATCCTCGTGAAGCGCGAGGAACCGAGCGAAACCGTCCGTGGCGGCATCATCATTCCCGACACGGCCAAGGAAAAACCGCAGGAAGGCAAAGTCGTCGCAGTAGGCCCCGGCCGGTTGGACGACGACGGCAAGCGCGTGCCGCTCGAAGTGAAGAAGGGCGACCGCATCCTGATGGGCAAGTACGCGGGTACGGAAGTGAAGATCGATGGCGACGAGCACATCATCATGCGTGAGGACGATGTGCTGGCGGTGATCGAGTAA
- the groL gene encoding chaperonin GroEL (60 kDa chaperone family; promotes refolding of misfolded polypeptides especially under stressful conditions; forms two stacked rings of heptamers to form a barrel-shaped 14mer; ends can be capped by GroES; misfolded proteins enter the barrel where they are refolded when GroES binds) produces the protein MSAKQLEFGEDARRRVLAGVTKLSKAVKATLGPKGRNVVLDKKWGAPTVTKDGVTVAKEIELEDKYENMGAQMVKEVASKTSDVAGDGTTTATVLAEAIFREGLRNITAGANPMAVKRGIDKAVDAVVEALAGMSKKVKGDNEIIRQVATISANSDNEIGKIIAQAMEKVGNDGTITVEEAKGIDTTLEVVEGMQFDKGYLSPYFVTDSESMEAVLENAYVLIHEKKISTLKDLLPLLEQIAKSGKPLLIIAEDVEGEALATLVVNKIRGTFQACAVKAPGFGDRRKAMLQDIAVLTGGLAITEDLGRTLESIALADLGRAKRVVVDKDNTTIVEGAGSSSEIMGRINLIRRQIEETTSDYDREKLQERLAKLAGGVAVVNVGAATEIEMKEKKARVEDALHATRAAVEEGIVPGGGVALMRCQDAIDKTSLSGDEAVGARIVYRALEEPLRQLASNAGDEGAMVVQNVKGKKGSVGYNADTGEYEDMLKAGVIDPTKVTRTALQNAASVAGLLLTTEVLIAEMPEDKPAPAADPHGGMGGGMY, from the coding sequence ATGAGCGCAAAGCAACTTGAGTTCGGCGAAGACGCGCGCCGCCGCGTGCTTGCCGGTGTAACCAAATTGAGCAAGGCCGTGAAGGCCACGCTCGGTCCGAAGGGCCGCAACGTCGTGTTGGACAAGAAGTGGGGCGCACCCACGGTGACCAAGGACGGCGTGACGGTCGCGAAGGAAATCGAGCTTGAAGACAAGTACGAGAACATGGGCGCGCAGATGGTGAAGGAAGTCGCGTCGAAGACATCGGATGTCGCGGGCGACGGCACCACCACGGCGACCGTGTTGGCGGAAGCGATCTTCCGCGAAGGCCTGCGCAATATCACCGCGGGAGCGAACCCGATGGCGGTGAAGCGCGGCATCGACAAGGCGGTGGACGCCGTCGTCGAGGCGCTTGCCGGCATGAGCAAGAAAGTCAAGGGCGACAACGAGATTATCCGCCAGGTCGCGACCATCTCCGCGAACAGCGACAACGAGATTGGCAAGATCATCGCGCAAGCGATGGAGAAGGTCGGCAACGACGGAACCATCACGGTCGAGGAAGCGAAGGGCATCGACACGACGCTCGAAGTCGTCGAGGGTATGCAGTTCGACAAGGGCTATCTCTCGCCGTACTTCGTGACGGACAGCGAGTCGATGGAAGCGGTGCTCGAGAACGCATACGTCCTCATCCACGAAAAGAAGATTTCAACGTTGAAGGACCTCTTGCCTCTGCTCGAACAGATTGCGAAGAGCGGCAAGCCGCTGCTGATCATCGCCGAGGACGTCGAGGGCGAGGCGCTCGCGACGCTCGTCGTGAACAAGATCCGCGGCACCTTCCAGGCGTGCGCAGTGAAGGCGCCCGGTTTCGGCGATCGCCGCAAGGCCATGCTGCAGGACATCGCGGTGCTGACCGGCGGTCTGGCGATCACCGAAGACCTCGGCCGCACGCTCGAGAGCATCGCGTTGGCCGACCTTGGCCGCGCGAAGCGCGTCGTTGTCGACAAGGACAATACGACCATCGTCGAAGGCGCCGGTTCCAGCTCCGAGATCATGGGCCGCATCAATCTTATCCGCCGTCAGATCGAAGAGACGACGTCGGATTACGATCGCGAGAAATTGCAGGAACGCCTTGCGAAGCTCGCGGGCGGTGTTGCCGTCGTGAACGTCGGCGCGGCGACCGAAATCGAGATGAAGGAAAAGAAGGCGCGCGTGGAAGACGCGTTGCACGCGACCCGCGCGGCCGTCGAAGAAGGTATCGTCCCCGGCGGTGGCGTGGCGTTGATGCGTTGCCAGGACGCGATCGACAAGACCAGCCTTAGCGGTGACGAAGCCGTCGGCGCGCGCATCGTGTACCGCGCGCTCGAAGAGCCGTTGCGCCAGCTTGCGTCCAACGCGGGCGACGAAGGCGCGATGGTTGTGCAGAACGTCAAGGGTAAGAAGGGCAGCGTCGGGTACAACGCGGACACCGGCGAGTACGAAGACATGCTCAAGGCCGGCGTCATCGATCCGACCAAGGTGACCCGTACGGCGCTGCAAAACGCGGCAAGCGTCGCGGGCCTATTGCTCACCACCGAAGTGCTTATCGCCGAGATGCCGGAAGATAAACCGGCACCCGCAGCCGACCCGCACGGCGGCATGGGCGGCGGAATGTATTAA